The Nitrospira sp. sequence ATTGGCCATCTTGCCAACTTCGATTTTGTTTTCGTATGCATAGATCGTCCTACCGCTCGCAGGATGATTTCGGAGTTTCTGAAATTAAACAATATGCCGTTTATTGATGTCGGTATGGAGCTTGAGCTGATCGAAGATCAGGCAAGCCTTGTTGGAGCATGCCGGATTACACTCAGCACTCCCGGAAAGCGTGATCACTTCGCGCGCCACGTGTCGCTCGAAGGCGCAGTTGCTGAGGAGCTATATGGCACGAACATTCAGGTTGCCGATCTGAATGCACTGAACGGCGCGTTCGCCGTCTTAAAATGGAAGAAGTTCTGCGGCTTTTATCAGGATTGTTACCAGGAACACCAGTCGGTTTACGCGATTAATGCGCATCAGCTTACACGCGACGAAACGGTCACGATGTGAGACAGACTTTTCTCCGGTTGCAATTGGTAAAGTATATACCTGAGCATTTGGAAGACGGTGTTATCTATGTGTCGCAGCGATACCGAACCGCCACACATCGCTGCTGTTGTGGCTGTGGTGAGGAAGTTGTTACACCTTTTGGCCCGACCGATTGGTCATTGCAGATCGCCCATGGGGCCATAACGCTTTATCCCTCTATTGGAAATTGGAGCTTTAGGTGCCGGTCGCATTACTGGATTCGCAATAGCAAGGTGGTGTGGGCCGGGTCGATGACCAAAAGGCAGATCGAATATGGTCGTGCGCTGGACCAGCGGATGCGAGATGCATACTTCGCTAGGGCAAATAGTCAGATAGGTGGACTATTGGCAGCGCCTCCGTCACAACACAAAGGACTGGTACAGCAATCCAACTGGACCGACACATTGTCGAGAGCCTTCAAGAAATTGTTGGGCCTCTGAAACAAGTGAAGTACGTGTAAAGCCAGTCGTGGTTTACCCTCTTGGCCATACCAAGATAGGGAAAGAGCATTGAAGACTGCGTTTGATTTTTTTCTCTTCCTTCAAGGGCCATGATTCATTCGGATCATGGCCCCTTTCACTTCCTTGTTCTCGCTCACACGCCGGCCAACGCGACGATCTTCATGACATCCGTCTCGGTGTGCGCACAGCAGGGGCAATAGATGGCCCGCTGTCGGATTTCGGGAAAGACAATCTCCACGCCGAGAATCCGTAGACAACGGCGAACCGAAAGCCGGACATTCATCACCGGCTTGCCGGGTGCTAAGCGCTTCGGCGATAGCCATTCATAGGCATGAAGCAGGAGGTCGCCGATCGTGTCGACGCCTCGTTGTTTCAAATCCTGATGTGCGCGGGGGCAAAGGAGCAGACTAGCGATCGGTTGCGACGCAAAGCGGCGCACCGCGTCAGGAGGGATGCGTCGTCCCGTCCTCCGGTCCAGCATCCGTTTAGTCATGAAGCAATAGGTTGCGTCGAGGACGACACAAGTCCGTCCATCGAGAGCTGCAAAGATGTGTTGAATCAGGCTCTCGTCGCAGCGACGTTGTTCCCGAATCGAGTGACCGAGGTGGGCCGCTCGTTCCATGATGGATACACCATTGCGCGCACGGTCCCACTCGGCCTGTGCCCAGGGACTGAGCCTCGAATGGACCGAGTCAAGGGCCGCGCGCTTGGTCGGATGGTTAACAACAATATCCATGGTGAGCGTCGCCAATCGATCTTTCTGCATAATAGTGCGTCCTTCCTTCCCTTTGATATGTGGTGACTCGCGAATCCGCACGCCTCACGAACGCCCTGTACTTCATGTCGTTGCCCAGACAGCAGACGGAGGAGGCGCGTGGCGCCGTGTTGTTATGAGGAAGGACAGGTTTTGGGACCATTCCCTTGAGGTAGGATAAATTCTACACAAGAGGGAGAGTTGAAATACGTAGCACTAACGAGGGATAAATCATACATTAATTAAAATTAGTTTTTAATTAATGTGGAGCTCAAACGCGGGCATCTTGGTAGAGAAGCTTGATCTTGGCGGGGGCTACTCCCAGCCACCGCGTCTGCAGGTGTTGTGCAACGGCGAACCTGGCACCGTAGCTCGGTCTTGTGACGCGGCCACCGTGCGGGCCCTTCAGCCCAACATGCTCTGGTGAGCTTATTTCTTCGGGCAGAGCTGTAAAAAGTTGCGCCGCTTCACCAGGGTTTGGAACGGACTCGTTCCCTGGATCAAGTTGTATTTCATCAATGCGCTCTCGCATTCTTTCGGAGCCTGGGTGCCTGCTGATAAGCACAGGAGACATTCACAGGCCAGCCTGGCATCACCCTCCAAGAAGGAGGGTTTAGGCGTCGCTTGTGCCAGCGCATCATGGGCCATGATGAGGAAGCCCACTCCCACAAGGACCTCGATCCATTCGCGACTCTTCCACCAATTCATGGGCTCACCTCCGTACGACCCGGGGATATGTTCTCGACGACATGAGTCACCGGCTACCTCGTGTCCGCTCCAAGGCAGGGCTCCGTGTGACATTTGGCGCGTGATCGGTCCGGGGCGCTGTGTGATCGAACCGAGGCACGACTGGGTCCTGTGTGCCGACACGCACAGCCTCGTTCAGTTGATGCTGTTCAACGACCCCGCGAGAGTCCAGCTTGATGATCTCCCACCGATTGCGAGTCGCTGGTTGTGAAGCCGCGCCGAACAACGCGCCAGACTGATCTCGTAGCGGAACCGTCTCAGGCACGCGCTCATGTGCCTGTTGCACCAGCGCCACTGCATCACCTGGTTGCACGTTTCCCTGTTCACGGGCGCGCGCCAGATCGATGCCCCAGATCTCTCGTTCACCACGATCGGTCAGTATCTTCACGAAATAACTCTTGTCCTTCTGGACATCGTGTTCATAGTGGTCTATGCCGTAGTCCACAACGGTACCCACCACTACTCGGTCACCCTGCAATCGCGTCTTCATTTCCTGAAGGGCCGCAGCGATCATGGTGGGGGAATCCCCCCGTGCCGTCAGAATTGCTTCAAGCGTGGCCATCGCGACCTGTTGGCCGGCGCTCAGAGTCTCTTCTAGTCTTCTGACATGATCATCCGTCGCCCGATGAGGAGACGCTTCGCGTTCGACAGGCTGCTGTGCTGTCTTACGACGGACCGGGCGCGGCTCCCTGCGGTCCTCTGCTCGCGCCAAGTCGATTGCACGCGGCGTATAGCGTTCTACATCAAGTCCGGCGATTGTCGCTTGCACCCATGCTTCTGTTTTGAACTCAGGGGTGCCGTTCACCCGGACGGTGGTCCAGCCCTTCGCTTTGGCCCGGAGCACCATCCCCTGAATCACGCTTGGGTCGTCATGTTCCGTGACTAGTCTTTTCCCGTGATCAGTAAACGCAATCTTCGTGGGCTCGCCGATCGCCGTGCGGTAGTAAAATTGCTCGCCGGCTTCGATGAACCGCTTCCGCAAGGATTCGGCGGCGTCACGACGGTGATTCAGTGGTTGTTGTTCAGGATTCTCGTCCTGCATTCTGTCCGCAGGCTTCCGCTCGTCCTTCCCTTTGGTTGCTTGCTGCTCGCCCAGCCCTAGTTCATTCATCCTGTCCCTTCCTCTCTTCTATCCGTACCACTGCGGCCATATGGACGCCGGATTGTGCTCCTTCACTTCAATCTCCACCCGTCGATTCTTCGCTCGACCTTTCTTCGTCGCATTGTCGGCTACATGTTCTCCGATCGGAACGACGGTGATCTCGATTTGGTTCGGGGCATAGCCCTGGGCGATGAGATAGGCACGCGCCTTGTAGGCCCGCTGCTTGGCCGTCTCACGTTCGATCCACTGATCCTTGTCGCCGTCCGTATACCCACGCACGTGCAGACAAGGCCCACGCCTCAAGACCTGTTTCAGGTGAGCTTGCAGAGGCTTGCTGGGAAGAAACTCAGAACGCCCTGTCCGTTCAGAAACCCGGAAGATGACACTATGGCGATGCAACTCGATCTGTTCCAGTTTACTCAATTCAATGACTCGTGGCCTCCACGAGTCGATCGGCTCTTCGGATATCAAAGGTGGAGGGGAGGGCGATGGCGCTGCTGATAAGGCGATACTGCAGGTGGGGCCACCCGATGTCGAACGCTCTTCTGCACTCTGGGCCGTCTCGGTGTGTGTCAGGCTCAGATCAGGCACAGTCGGAGAGGCACCACCTTCGCGCGGTGGCGCAGCGCTCGTCGGGGGACCCTTCCACTCTGGTGAAAGGGGATTGATTTTGAGTGCTGTTTTCGTGATCGTGAGGCCAGACCGGGTTTTGCCCTTGATCATCTCCTGCTGGTGGAGTTGCACAATGGTTAGCGCGGTACTCAACTCCTGGACCTGTTGTGTCAGCGATTCCAGCTGCCGTGTGAGGAGACTCCGCTCCTGCTTTTCACGCTGGTCGCTCTTCACCCCTTCGCGGTACTGATGGATCCTCTCGTCACTATTGATGGGCACGCGAGCCGCACCGGATGGCACCACTGGCTTCTGAGCACAAGACAGCGTCGCGGTGCAGGCGAAGAGGATTACAAGATCTTGAAGCCGAGTCCGTCTTCTGATGAATATAGTCATACGTCCCTCTCTTCTCACTCTCGATCCACCAAGGACCGATCAATCTTCCCCTCTGTTCTCTGGATTCTTGCTCGTTCGGTCACGAGACTCATCTTCTCCGTCGGTCCGCTCGAGGCTCCGTGTGGCACCCCCTGCTCGATACTCACTCCGCCGTTTTCTCGTTCCACAGCAGTGACTCCTGTCTCAACCTTGTCGGTCCATTGCAGTTGGGCAACAAAGGCATCGACCAAATCGTTCACTTCTTCGAACGTCGGTGGGTCGCGCGGAACGACCGGCGGCAGGGTGGTCAGATCTATCGCCAGCTTCGACACGTCGATCGGCTCATCAGGTTGTACTGGACGTACCCGTCGTTCGGCTTTGGCGCGATGGAGTTCCAGGTCGAGCCTGGGAATCTCCACGGACAGCTCCCGACTCACGAAGGCCGCCTCTTCGAGTTCAGCTTGGGTTGGCATCCGCTTCCCGACCGAGGCGAGGGATGGACTGATGCGCTTCAACCGATCGACGAAGATCAGATCGGCATAGAACCGTGCCTTGTCGCAGAGGATCGGCTTCGTATGCATCAGGTTGATAATCGCCCGCTGGTCTCCGAGTTCCTTCACTTCCTGTGGCAGCAACAGAGGCCGAGCCTGTTCCGAGCGAGTGGAACTGGACGAGGCCTGTTTGCCGTTGCCCCAGGCGAGTGGTCGGCTCGTGCCGGTCGAGATCGCGTCGGCCGTGTACGTGCCGAGCATCTGGGAATAGTACTGTGCGTCTCGTTGTTCGCGAGGCGCAAAGAGGATCTGGCAGGCGTGGTTCGTGACGAAGGTGCGGGCATCCTTTTCACCATAGACCGATTCGAGCTGGGAGAGGCTCTGAATGATCGGCAGCAGACGCAGATTGTAGCCGGCTATGAAGCCGACGGCCTTTGCGAGAATGTTAACCCGCCCAATGGCGGGGAACTCATCGAGGATCACGAGGCACTGGTACTTCAAGCGGGGATTCGTCGCGGGCAAGTCGACGGTGTTGTAATGAATCAATTGGGAGAAGAACAGGTTGACCAGCAACGCCGCATCGCTGAGCCGATTGGCCGGAATGCCGACATAGATCGACATCCGCTGCGCGCGCACCTGTTTCAGGTCGAAGTCCGTTGCACTCGTTGCCGCATCGACGATGGGATTACTAAAGATTGTGAGTGGAGCGGTCAGGGTGGCGAGGATCCCCGCCATGGTATTTTCGCTGGTGGCACAGAACCGGTGCAGGGCCGCCCTACAGTCGTCGCTCAGGGGGGCGTCACTCTTGGCCCGGGTGCCGATGAGATCTTGCAGATAGTCCTTAATGGGCTGCCCCTTGCCGGAAGCCTGCCGGAGCACTTCCCCGAGACTGCACTGTAAAGACGGTGTTTCCATCACGTAGAGAGTCAGTCCGAGAAAGAGGTTGCGAGCGGACTCGTTCCAGAAGGCATCCTTGATCTGCTCCGTCGGATAGAGCACTTGCCCGATGGCTTGGATCTCGCCCACTCGCCGATTCGGGTCGCGATCGACAGCATCCAATGGATTCCAGCGATGGGTCTGGCCGTCCGCGCCAAAGGGATTGAACAGGAATACTTGATGTCCATGCGCCTGTCGGAACTTCGACGTGTAGGCGAAGTTTTCCATTTTGATGTCCAAGACCACGACCGAATCATCGTAGTTGAGCAGGTTCGGCAATACGATGCTCACGCCTTTTCCCGATCTGGTCGGCGCGGCCAGCAACACGAATTCCTGGCCTCCATAGACCAAGTACCGCCGCCCGACTTTTCCGATGATCAAGCCACGCTCTCCATAGAGCCCGGCGTGCTGAATCTCACCATGAGACGCAAAGCGCGCCTCGCCATGGAGCGGCTTACGCCTATTCGTGAAGGACACCACGAGCAGCGCCGGGAGGCCGAATACGGCGAATCCTCCGAGTGCGGCGGAAAATTGCAGCCGCTTGCGTTGAATCGGATCCTCTCCATAGGCTCGCCAGGAGTCCGGCCAGCGGCTCAGGGAAAGGTCGTCGGGCATCTGCTTGTTGGTAAGCGAGAAGACAGCGCCGGCGAGGGCATCTGCTCCGCAGAGCCCAAGCGGGAGATAGAGCAAAAAGGCCACCGCGATCCGCATGCTTTTGCGTGACATCGGTTCCTCTATGCCCTCAACAAGGTTGCTTCTCCGAATCGCGCCACAAGTTTCGCGATCGGGTCATAATGGACTTCCTCCACGTAGCGCTCCTTCTTGGTTGGCCGTCCTTCCTCGTCGTAGTGATTCTGCGCGACCACATGGAGAATCACGTCGATGGTTAAGGCCACCAGACGCTTAAGGGCTGGCACATCATACGTTGCCGCCTGTTCATGTTCTTTGCACATGAAGACATAGCGTTCGGCCGCCAGAGCACAGGACTCTGCATGGTAGGAAGTGATCGAGCCACTGTGGCCGGTGGTGAGGAGTTTGAGGAAGTCGAACGCCTCTCCTCCGCGCAACTCGGCGAGGAACACCCGGTCCGGCTTCATGCGGAGCGTGGAAGCAATCAACTCCGATGGTGTGATCGTGGCCGCCCCTTGCCCTCCTTTGGTGTACAAGAGATGCACCCGGTTGCCGTGCTGGGGGAGCAACAGTTCGCGCACATCTTCGATCGTGATCAGCCGTTCCTGCTCCGGGACCACCTGACAGATCGATTTCATGAGCGTAGTTTTTCCGGAGCCTGTGTCCCCCACGACGGCAATATTCTTTTTCGCCAGCACAGCCGCACGAATGAACAGACCCAATTGACGAGTGGCGAGATAGTCCACCAACTGACGTTCGCCTGGGTCGAGCTCGGCGGCGCGACAGTCCAGGGTCGCCGCCTTGGCCCAGACATAGCGGTTGAAAGCTCCTTCCGTTTCATATTCACCCAATGTCTTGATCCAGGCGCTGGGGCGGCGGATCGAGATCGACAGGGTTCCCACTTCCACCGCGGGTGGCAGCACGATTTGCACCCGTTCCCCATCCGGCAACATGGCGGAGAGAATCGGGTGGTGTGGTCCGATCTCTTGCTCGGTCGCAGTCGCGATGGCCGTGGCGAGCGCGGTTAATCGATCGAGGGTTAGGTCCGGTGAGTGGTGATGCTGCCAGGCTGCGCCGACCTCGATATAGACTTCCTGTGGACGATTGACGACGATCTCGGTCGCGCCGGGCAGCGCGAAGTACCGCAGCAACGGTCGTAGCAACTCGCGCACCATCGTGTCGTGCGCGAGCAGGTCAGTGGGGATGCAGTTCATAGACGGTGCTGAAATCCATATCCCGCGCGACGAAGATGGTCCCGCGGTCGCCCTGATTCTTGTAGAGCGTGGGTTTGATGTTGATGGTGGATTGGAGGATGAGTTCCGCCATGCGGTTCCCGGTCGTGGCAGAATGTTGATAGATCCCGAGGCTCTGTGCACCGCTGGTGTTCGCCTGCGCCGCCGTGGCCAAACCGATCCCATCCTGTACGAGCGAGAGAAGAAAGGCCGCGCCGAGCCGGTCCCACCAATGGTTGTCCACGATGCCGACCAACCCTGAGGTGCCGAGCGCGTCGGCGGCGGGCGAATTCAAATTGATCACGACGCCCGTCGGCGTTTTGACTCTCGTCCAGAGGAGGAAGAGACGGCGCTGGCCCTGCGCCATCGTCGCGGCATATTCGCCGACTGCTTCCGATCCTCGTTCCAAGAGGACGACGCGGCCGTTGTCACTATAGACATCGCTGTTCAAGACACAGCTCGCCATGCCGGCGACTTCATTGATCATCCGGACGGTCAAGGCACAGTCGATAGTCCGTCCTTTGGGAAGGATCAGGTTGCGATCACCCAAGAGACCGGCTTGGACTTTTGGTGTGTCCGATGGCGTCAGGAGCCCACCGATGGGACCGGCTCCGCTGGCCGCGGGACCGGGTGGCGCCGCGAGACCGACGCTCGTCACTCCAATCGAAGGGCCGCTGGCTCCGCCCATGTACCCAATCGACGCTGGCGTCGAACTTCCTGTGTCTGTCGCCGTGCTGACAGGCATCGCTGGGCCACCCAACAGGCTCTCGGAGCCCGCGTCCGGCTGTCTCGCACCGTTGAGAAGCTCGCGCACTAAGGAGATGGCCGCGTCTGGTCCGGTTCCCGCGTGTTGAGTCCGGGGAATGTCTGAAGCAGGGGAGTTCGTCACAATGATTTCCCCACCGAAGCGACTGGAAGAGCGACTGCCAAGTGAGGGGTTGCCTTGTGCCGTGTCAGGAGCAAGTGTTATTGCTTGGCTTTCGTCACCCATTGCTCTGCCGCGGGTCGAGCGCGTCACATGATCTGCGGACGCAACAAGCGACGTGATGGTCGGTTGCAGGAGTGCGGTGGTGTGTTGAGGTGGCAGGGGATCGGTGTCGAAGACCCGCTTCAGTCCGACCTGGGCGGGTTTGTTCTCCACCTTCGCTGCCCGTTCTTCCTCTGTGGCCTCCGCCTTGCGTTTCGCGCTCCAGGTATTGGCTGCGAAGACGAGCCCCACCACGACCGTGATGGCCATCACGACAAGAAACGCCACGCGCGCCGCTGTCTCGTTCCTGCCACCGGCGTGATGGTTGACCGACACAATTCCATCGACGATGTGAGGCTTCTCAGCTTGCTCTCTTGACTCGTGTGGTTGTTCCATCCTCGTTCCTTCAGCGCAGCGTCCTGGTGATTCCAGAGACAGTGGTTCCCTCGATGGCGGGCACCCCGGTCTTGTCGTAGGCGTCATTCCAAATGCCGACCACGGCGTCGCCCAAGCGCAACACAAACCGCCGCCCCATCCGCTGCACGACGGCGAGGTCTTTCTCCATGTGGAAATTGATGCGGGTTTCTTCACCCAACGGCGAGAAGTAGAAGATGGCGGGGATCTCGCGATTGGGAGGAAAGAGAAAATAGGTGAAGCGGCCGTCATCGAATACGAGCGCCGGCGCGATATCGTCGCCTCCCGGGAGCACCTCCATCGAATAGGACCAATTGCGCGGTTCAGGCGTGAAGGCGTCCAACCGCTCGGCGAGGACGTCGGCCTTGTCGCGAGCTTGTTTTGCGCGATGGGCCGAGGCTTGCATCGCCGACATGGCGGCAGGGTGTGACGAAGTCAGCGGATACCGGAAAATGACGCGGTACATCGGCTCATCTTTTCCACGCTGCCCCTGCCCGGTGTTCTGCTTCCGTCCGATACGCTGGTCTCCCACGACGGTGAACTCTAGGCTGTAGTCCCGCTTGTCTGTACGGATTTCCAGATTGTTGTGCGTCGCATGGTCTTTGGGCTTGATCCAGACCTGATTGGTCCCGATATCGGCCCTGATGCACCATTCTGCTTCCGGCTTCGCACAGTCCGCGAGAAAGCCGCTGCCGGCGATGACGATGCGTTCGTCGACTCCCAGTAC is a genomic window containing:
- a CDS encoding conjugal transfer protein TrbM, which produces MNWWKSREWIEVLVGVGFLIMAHDALAQATPKPSFLEGDARLACECLLCLSAGTQAPKECESALMKYNLIQGTSPFQTLVKRRNFLQLCPKK
- a CDS encoding type IV secretory system conjugative DNA transfer family protein → MSRKSMRIAVAFLLYLPLGLCGADALAGAVFSLTNKQMPDDLSLSRWPDSWRAYGEDPIQRKRLQFSAALGGFAVFGLPALLVVSFTNRRKPLHGEARFASHGEIQHAGLYGERGLIIGKVGRRYLVYGGQEFVLLAAPTRSGKGVSIVLPNLLNYDDSVVVLDIKMENFAYTSKFRQAHGHQVFLFNPFGADGQTHRWNPLDAVDRDPNRRVGEIQAIGQVLYPTEQIKDAFWNESARNLFLGLTLYVMETPSLQCSLGEVLRQASGKGQPIKDYLQDLIGTRAKSDAPLSDDCRAALHRFCATSENTMAGILATLTAPLTIFSNPIVDAATSATDFDLKQVRAQRMSIYVGIPANRLSDAALLVNLFFSQLIHYNTVDLPATNPRLKYQCLVILDEFPAIGRVNILAKAVGFIAGYNLRLLPIIQSLSQLESVYGEKDARTFVTNHACQILFAPREQRDAQYYSQMLGTYTADAISTGTSRPLAWGNGKQASSSSTRSEQARPLLLPQEVKELGDQRAIINLMHTKPILCDKARFYADLIFVDRLKRISPSLASVGKRMPTQAELEEAAFVSRELSVEIPRLDLELHRAKAERRVRPVQPDEPIDVSKLAIDLTTLPPVVPRDPPTFEEVNDLVDAFVAQLQWTDKVETGVTAVERENGGVSIEQGVPHGASSGPTEKMSLVTERARIQRTEGKIDRSLVDRE
- the virB11 gene encoding P-type DNA transfer ATPase VirB11, with the translated sequence MNCIPTDLLAHDTMVRELLRPLLRYFALPGATEIVVNRPQEVYIEVGAAWQHHHSPDLTLDRLTALATAIATATEQEIGPHHPILSAMLPDGERVQIVLPPAVEVGTLSISIRRPSAWIKTLGEYETEGAFNRYVWAKAATLDCRAAELDPGERQLVDYLATRQLGLFIRAAVLAKKNIAVVGDTGSGKTTLMKSICQVVPEQERLITIEDVRELLLPQHGNRVHLLYTKGGQGAATITPSELIASTLRMKPDRVFLAELRGGEAFDFLKLLTTGHSGSITSYHAESCALAAERYVFMCKEHEQAATYDVPALKRLVALTIDVILHVVAQNHYDEEGRPTKKERYVEEVHYDPIAKLVARFGEATLLRA
- the virB10 gene encoding type IV secretion system protein VirB10, encoding MEQPHESREQAEKPHIVDGIVSVNHHAGGRNETAARVAFLVVMAITVVVGLVFAANTWSAKRKAEATEEERAAKVENKPAQVGLKRVFDTDPLPPQHTTALLQPTITSLVASADHVTRSTRGRAMGDESQAITLAPDTAQGNPSLGSRSSSRFGGEIIVTNSPASDIPRTQHAGTGPDAAISLVRELLNGARQPDAGSESLLGGPAMPVSTATDTGSSTPASIGYMGGASGPSIGVTSVGLAAPPGPAASGAGPIGGLLTPSDTPKVQAGLLGDRNLILPKGRTIDCALTVRMINEVAGMASCVLNSDVYSDNGRVVLLERGSEAVGEYAATMAQGQRRLFLLWTRVKTPTGVVINLNSPAADALGTSGLVGIVDNHWWDRLGAAFLLSLVQDGIGLATAAQANTSGAQSLGIYQHSATTGNRMAELILQSTINIKPTLYKNQGDRGTIFVARDMDFSTVYELHPH
- a CDS encoding TrbG/VirB9 family P-type conjugative transfer protein — its product is MHVMNKHTGSITVWLAVVLLCSGASPDAAEVPEPGDGDQRVRYVTYQRDEVTRVTVRRGVVTRIVLGVDERIVIAGSGFLADCAKPEAEWCIRADIGTNQVWIKPKDHATHNNLEIRTDKRDYSLEFTVVGDQRIGRKQNTGQGQRGKDEPMYRVIFRYPLTSSHPAAMSAMQASAHRAKQARDKADVLAERLDAFTPEPRNWSYSMEVLPGGDDIAPALVFDDGRFTYFLFPPNREIPAIFYFSPLGEETRINFHMEKDLAVVQRMGRRFVLRLGDAVVGIWNDAYDKTGVPAIEGTTVSGITRTLR